ATATTGCTAGTTTTACTTTTGAAGGTTAGTACCTCCTTTAAACAGACAAATATTGCTAGTTTTACTTTTGAAGGTTAGTACCTCCTTTAAACAGACAAATATTGCTAGTTTTACTTTTGAAGGTTAGTACCTCCTTTAAACAGACAAATATTGCTAGTTTTACTTTTGAAGGTTGGTAGTTCTCTCTGGTTACTCAACATCAACAACAAACATATTTTCCTTTCTTGAACTACTATTATTAATGTTTTCTTACACTGGGAACAGTTGTCATTTGCTTCTTACCCTGATTTTTCATCTTATTTAAATGTGGTCTGTATTTAAGCCATTTATATATAATCCCAGTATTACACTTTTATAGATCTTTCAGTGAGTTTAAATGAAGTCTGTGTGCCATCAATTTTTGGTGAAATAATACAAACATTGGTATTAGAAAGATGTATTCAGGTCTTTAATTACTTACCCGATCATAAAGTTATTGGAGATGTTATCTAAATGACCTCTGTATTTAAGCCATTGTCCTGCAGCACTTATATGGTCAGTTGTACATTTTccttttaccttagaaacaaacATGGAATCATTAAAAAAGTAACACTATATTTTTCTGTGTACAATTTCATACAAAGGTCTTGATAAAATTGTGAGATTATCTGAGTATCAGGTATACAGGTAGCAGTCTTGATGTATTTCTACAGGTTTTCATATGATAATTGAAGCACCAGTCTGACAATTACCTTATTACAAAAGAAgagaaaatattaatttcaattgTATAAATTGCCATGCACACATGTTATCTATAAATTTTTCTTTGACTTATTTTTGAATTCATCAATAATTGTATAActacactttgtttttttttttaatcataacaaCCCTGCATACTGGGGTATCCACTTAAGGGATTATATTGTACTGAAGATTTGTTAGGTGTTGGTTCACTGTTGTTTGTTATCTATAATTTAAGTAGCAAATTTTACTTGAATGACACAAAAATAATAGAATATTGACATGAAGCAAGAATACCTATATGgaaaaaatagatataagaagatgttatatgagtgccaaggagacgactctccatccaagtcacaatttataaaagtaaatcattataggtcaaagtacagtcttcaacacagagccctGGCTCACACAGacaagcaagctataaagggacccaaaaattactagtgtaaaacaattcaaacggaaaTACCTTTATTAGAATTAGAGCATCTGTGATGTCTTTACCATCCCATTTAGTAAAGGGAGTGAGTAGTTGTAACCTCTGACTCTGTTCATCAACGTTAACTTTCAATGCTGAGCCATCTGATGGTGGTGGTTGGAAGGTATCTTCTCCAGGATCAAATCCATTGGCTGGTAATTCATCTCCATAAGGtgtttcaaatttgaatttagaACCTGAAACATGTAAAGTAATCTTTGAATTTCAAGTTTAACCTGATTAATACGGTTTACCAATGAGGAAATTAATATTTTTCTGAATAAATTTCTAGATTTTATGTAAATATCTTAATGCAAAAGGCCATTTCAATTATAATTATTGCCAAATAGTTTCAGATATGACTCTATCCTGTTAATAATACTGTAAAGAATATAGGTAATAATATTGAATGTTGTAGGCAAATTAAAACATGGTAAATGCAGGAGATAACTAATTTCAAGACAGTTGCCATTGATTACTAACCATCAGCAGCTGTTAATGAATCAGTCTCCGGATTAAATCCTAAATCTCCAGCAATAGCTAAAGCTGTGACAAGTTCTGGTGAGGCAACAAAGGCATGAGTGGCAGGGTTAGCATCATTACGACCAGTAAAGTTACGATTATATGATGTTACAATGGTATTCTTCTCTCCTTTCTTTACATCTTTTCTGTCCCACTGACCAATACATGGACCACAAGCATTGGCTAATACAACACCACCAATTTCTCTTAGAACTTTGGCCTGAAATCAAAtaacaatatacaattatggctTGTAGAAAATgagaatatccaaaattgtcaacacgaaaAGGTTATTTCACATTAGAAATGTTTagaatatatgtaaggtataataataacAAATTTATAGGATAATCTTCCAGTGCCATATCAATTTATTCCTACAACATCTAACTGTTTTATGATAGATTGAGGGTCTTCCACCATCTTGGATCGAATTATAGAAGACAATAATTAGTCtagatttttaaacaaatgtgcTAATTTTGTAAGACTTctcatttaaatgaagaaaataatgTGATTTATCCTATTTTTATGAATGTTTTTATAAGTACAGAAAATTTAATGTTTGATTCAAGTTGTTTTCAAGTTAATAGCCAAATAAAGTGATATAAGTCAGATAAGggctatttcaaaaaaaatgatgCCTTTCCTTTAAACCTTTGTCAGTCTCTTGTATGATACTATATCTGTAATGTTTTTAGGTCAGATAATGTATTATGATTAGTTGGTCCTAACTACCAAAGATAATAGCAGTATGTGctgtgttttaaaaatattgtccaaaattgtacctcaaaatgtcaggagtgtaacgctTTTAGTGTGACATTTAGAAGAAAGCATGTGCATTCATTGATGATATAGAATAAATAAGGGCAGATACAATACCAAACAATATCTTTCATCCAACTATTATATCTTGACTATGATTTCTTgttcaattcttccatatatttacatttttatgagcCTCATAAGGTAAGtcaaataagtttgtttaaaaaaaaaaatgttagtaaaagtcaATATGCTGCCAGAAAATGACTTTGTAGGTGAAATAACATGTTTCTGTACATCTTGCACGGTTTGCTTTTTTTGTTTAGTATCATAGCTTGGCACAGGTGCATCCAGTTGACCCTGAAGTTCTAATACTGGAATATTATGGTTACAATAAGAGGACTACCCAGGtctgtcaggagtgtaacaactGGGTTaagatgtattttattttaatagaaacaatgttgttatagttgttgttttttcttgaatttcagTGAACATTACCTGTTACAGTTTATCAGTAATAAACATGCCATTATTATGGCCTTCATTGCTTTTGTATGCTCAATACTtcaatgtcaggagtgtaacacaaAAAATGCCTTATTTCAATCTTATTAGCAAAGGTAAGTTATTGGAAGAAAAACAAGCtgacaattattataaaatgacattACTACACCTCAGCTTAACACAGAATACAAGTCTACATcattacttttgaaatttttgaactaaAATTGCAATTGAACTAGCTTGTTTAAATGTGTTACAGTCCTGACATACAAGTATTGTGCATAAACAAGCAATAAAGGCCATAATAATGGCATGTTTGTTACTGAAAATATGCAACAGATGGTGTTCACACTCaaattcaagaaaagaaaaccaataataacaacattgtttctataaaaaataacatgaatgttacacttaaacattttaaagcgttacactcctgacattttttggtacatttttggacaatttttaatATACAGAGCACATACTGCTACCATCTTTGGTAGTACGAACAAACTTATCATAATACATTATCTGACATAAAAACAgcatatatatagtatcaaacaAGAGACTGAACAAGGTTTAAAGGAAagccatcttttttttaaatagactattagcaaaatttgtaaatatgtaagaagtatataatttttttaacctGTTCTTAATTTGCACTAAAATAATATGTGAAATATAAAGACTCTACATGATTTCAGGTcagtttcaggttaaaatatGGTAGCAATAAATTATGGTGTTACACTCCTGACAAGTTTCTGATGTAGCTTATCTATAACAAAATTCAACATgattctttattaaaataattgtaacatCTTTACAATGTAATGAGAAAGCCGATCTGTCTTGTAAAAGTGATTTTTCTGCACACTATTCACCAAAGATTcttaaaaattaaagtgtaattctcattaaacatgttaaaagcttgctctttgctcagatattaaaaaaatatgtaatcaaatatctaatagatttatttatttgtgagattgtaaatttaaaatagatatcatTACTGATTTTCTAAACATTCCATTAAAAAACAGTTTTacagttactgaaaaaatatgtcaggagtgtaacaaaaggataaaaaacacatgtttgtattttttaaatgaagaaaacttagaattgactgaagcaattgttctgaaattttcagaggatGTAATTAGATCATATATGTTTGCTtccttataatttttatataaaatgaaagCTTTTGCAAAGAGATATACAAACTTTTGAAATAAGATATTAAAGAATACACTAAAAATTGGtgaaatttacatatttaaaaaaaaaactgtttataagtaaaaaaaaaaattgcaggaaAATCATTTAGTACCTTTattgcaacaaacaaaaaaattacattgatatttatattcttatttatgtttgtatgttgatattattattttgttgtttcctttGAAAAGTGGATGAATTCTTATgagtaaaatgttgttaaaatttttgtttttattattttgcattaACCCTTGGTAGTTTTGTAAACTTGAATGTCTCTGGATTAaagaaaaatgatagaaaaaagaTTAGCAATGACTTAATTTTTTACCATGTTTGTCACACTTTGGcatcattttttttgaaatagccCATAATAGAATTAATTATTAGAAAGTACAGAAAAACATTGTTGTTTTGTTCTGAATCAATAAAAAAAGTTTCCTAAtccaaatttttgattttgattttctgaaaaCTCAACATAAGAATAATTTCTGACTTTACTTCAGAAGGTCATTGTTTGAGTTTTCTTTCTAATCATATTTTTCAATGTATAATCTTtcacaatttgacaattttgcaCACCTTGTAGCTTGACAACACTATGACTAACACTTTTAAGTATATCTTTGGAAATAGCATGATGAAAAGTACAACTTCTATCATTTTCAATTTAGACATCCCTCCTTGAAGCAGCTCAGATTGTCAAAGATGCACTAGTAGATAAACAAAATCCTAAATTAAAGCTGTTATCCTAATGCTAGCAAGTTAATAGATTACgatggcttgcttgctttgtttgtattaatgCTTGCTCAAGAATTGTGAtttaagattgacatctgcaaacaataAAAGTAGGCAGAGTTTTATATACGTTTTATATACCTGCCCATCCCTTTCAATGGTAGCTCTAATTTGTTCTGAACCAGGAGTTACTGTGAATGCTGCTTTAGATTTAATACCCTTGTTCACAGCCTGTCTGGCAATACTAGCTGACCTACTCATGTCTTCATAACTGCTGTTTGTGCAGCTACCAATCAAACCTGAAACCAAACAAATTCTTCTATGAATAGTTGACTTATCCTGGAATGTTGATTTTAATTATAACATGAACAAAATTGCATACCATGGCACAACTTTCACTAGGCATTTCTAAAATGAAAGATCATTAACATTTGTGATTTATCTTTGTAGAAAATGATTAAGTTTTTAAGTTtggaaaaatgagaaaaataccTAGAACAATTCTATTATAGTAGGTATGCATTATCTTCCTTGTTTTTTTAATGAGACatccaaaaaaatattcaatagcATTCTTGCTCAAATAAACATTAGTGTTTTTGGAAATAATAAGTCACTTTTATAGTGCATGGCTATTACCTTGCAAATCAAACAACAGTgcatatttttcttataaatatctctgaaattttttttttcaagttttattttacctttattcTGATGATTTGATAAGGATACAGTCTCAACAAGTGAATTATATGAGTAATGACTTACCAACTCTGATGTCCAATGGCCAGTCCTTctctttagctatttgaccaagcTTTGAAATAGGATTAGCTAAATCTGGAGTAAATGGTCCATTAACATGAGGTTCCAACTGTCAAATATAAATGATTCATGAAATACTCAAAATATCAAGACATCAAAGTAAAGTATTTTCCATAATTTAAGTTAAGAAACCGAAATCACTAAAGTAAACTCTATTAATCATAATGCAattgtattttacatttaaaaaactaaaaatataagaTCATAGAATATCTTTATTACTTTTACACATATGGTCATATTAGTTAGTTTAGTGAAATTTATAAAGATTCAAACTAGATAAAGGTGGGTTGATTCAGGCCAAATTAAgtatcttttaaatattaatttactaATCACAAGATGAATAACACATATATAATTTCAGCTGTttgaaactggtttttttttctgtgtcaatgtaaaacaatataaagCACTTATAATAATACACAGTATTTACCTCACTGAGATTTATCTCAATCAACTCGTCATATTTACAGTCAGGATCAGCTGATAATAACCCTTTATAATTATTAGCTAGATCAGCTATAGCTGTAATGAGAAATGTGTATTTAAATTAGAATTTTGAATTGTAATCATCGGTTATTAAAGTCATAAACTCTAACCTAGGTAGAATCATAAATGATGTAATTAGCActtaattttaaacaattgttcTTAAAATTCAGTTTTACCTGTATATAAGGTTTTTAAACTTGAGCACCACACCACACTGTAAATATCTGTAAATATTTCAAACCATATATCcccaagtgggagtgctccgatatataACGGAGGAAACTATCTGAACAGAAGAAACAGAAACAGAATCATAGCTTCAAGTTAGTCAATACAATCaataattaatcattttttttggtgaaaacaaTAGAATGGATATGACACAAAAGCACCCATCACACTCTCCTGGATAATGTCTTAATAAAACTAACATTCTTGAACATGAACATAATATTTTTCAAACCTATAAAAATATACTTTTGTAGTTTGGCATAAAAACAAACACTATATATGTTTTCTTGTTTCAGCATAGATTTTTgtttgaaagaaatatataataagataCCTGATCTTTCAGTAGCTCTCAGATAGTCCTGCATTCTGTGGTTGTAAGGGAACACTGATGTTGTAGCTCCTATCTCAGCACCCATGTTACAGATGGTACCCATTCCTAATAACAACAATGAATATAATCACTaacagcatttttattttatcataaacaTCTCTAATTCAAATAACCTATATAACACAGTTGATATTGTGGAACTGTACAAAAGCAGCTGTCTGATTGAAATGTGAATAGTACCGGATATTAGAATACACATACCTGTTGGATAAACAGACTGACATTTACATTTTATTCTTGGAGCACACCTTTCTTGAACTTTAAACTATTGACCCCTAAATCAATAAGTTTCTTCTGCATTCATTTCTATAAGGCTTTTTCAGATCAAACAATGGAACTTGAGGTATCATCTGACCATGTTTTGAACCCACAGATAGACTGACTGTCAGACTACTATATGctttaaaaacaataattccAGAAGCATAATTACTTATTTATGCCAGAAAATGAATACATATACTGTGCATCTATTTAAAGGTATACCTCTATGAAAAATACCAACTATCAAGTTGCATATCATTCAAACACATTTTTTGTCAATGTCCATTATTCTAAAAGACAATATCGATAAGTCTGATACTCTTTCTTTCAAGATTAATACTCATAAATGTTTGCAGTATAATACATGGTATAGACACTTCTAAGCCTAACCACACCTGTTGACTGCATGCTTTATCTAGGTTTTTAGTGTGATTATCTTCTTCTGGTTACGTCTACTGGAACAAAGATCTACAATAATGTAGTCTTGACACACACTAAAGACCACAGCTGACAATACAACttacaaaatgaacaaaatttcaTCCTTCttataaaataagaaacaaaaatacaaaagaagtCTAAAAATTACAATTTGATAATTTCTAACTGTAATTTTTTACACTAAAGTCAATAATAACACCATTACCTGTACATGAAATAGAATCTACACCTGGACCAAAGTATTCAACAATAGCGCCAGTTCCTCCTTTTACTGTAAGAATACCAGCAACTTTAAGGATGATATCTTTTGGTGAAGTCCAACCACTCAATTTTCCTGTAAGCTTTACTCCTATCACCTAATAAAAGATGGAATAATTACATAATCAACTAAACTGCATACTTGATTATGACTGACACATATTTCAGAAGTGTGACTGTGTATAAGATCATAGACTTAACGATATTTTAATATTAATCTCATAGAGGGCATTGTCTTAATCGCATATGTCcattattcaacatgttcaatgacaCAAAATACGTCATTTAAAGTGACCTTCCATCCTTATCAATGCAATCAAAAGGTTATCCATCTGACCATAATGACCAAACTAATCCTAAGCTGAAAACTCACAAGTTTATGTAATTGCAAAAGTCATTTGACTTGCTTGGTTTGATTTATTGTTATTTAGAGcaaaattctttaaaatacaAGTTTTTTCTTTCCAGGACATCAGATGACTTTATTATATGTAATGGATTTGTGACTACATGGCAGTTGTTACCTTTGGACATTTGAGTTCCCAGGGGAGACCAGCCATGACATCTACAGCATCAGCACCACCTACACCAATACACAGTCCTCCTAAACCTCCTCCATTAGGTGTATGACTGTCAGTACCTATCAGTAACACTCCAGGGTAGCCATAATTCTCCAAAACTATCTGTAAATATACCAGTTCATTATACAATTTACATCTTTTCTGCGGGTAACATAATtcttcattattcaaaatacagagttgattaaattaatttgtttgcTTGCTATAAGTATTTTTAATGTCTGTCTGCTGATATACTTTTGTCCTCTGTAAGTCTCCAACATAATTAGTCTACATGtatgtgcaatcctagctcaatcCTAAGTGATTCTAATAAAACTTGTTTTTAGAGCTTCATGCTGATTAAGTTTATCAAGCTGTTACACCCCTATCTCAGGCATTGTCAGGTAAGTGGAGGGTTGACCATTCCCAAACATATTTAATCTTGTCGCATTCTGTATGAGCTTTCTgaagtcgggagcctgtaattcagttggtGACATTAGTTTCTGTACCCCatttgtttttggtttatattttttttcatatatcacTGAGGCCATTGGTTTTCTtgctttaattgttttatatattgtcATGTCAGGTCCTTTAATATCGGActataaggccaactaaaatttaTAAGTAGATGTAGATATTCatccagaattttttttaaaatttggcgggtgggtagttttttttttttttaatttttattttatatgacaCCCTCTTATGACCAgttcttcatatatgcaagtagaataataagcttatatcatgtatatacatgtataaggaatcatacataatttttcaattaatCTTAGATaaatatctctgattggcaaccactgttctacatgcaattgctgctttagaaacctatttatagtacAGCAAAATAGTGGaaaaatgctctcttcagttggactaccttcatcaaatttattttgctttctaagctaTGGTTTGTTATCCCCTTTAATGAAGCAAATACATTGGTATGCAACAAaagtattatgagtacagaataaaatgaaaactcaaacagtgttgaaaatCATAGGATTGGTGCTTATGTAAGATGTAAATATGATTACAACGTAAAACATGAACTCAACAAAAAAGAAGTCATTGTTTAATGGCTTTATTGAGGGTATAGGGACAGAGGGTGTTTGATGTGTGTCAACAAAAAACGACAGTCATGGGCAATTCATGGGCTTGCTATTAAAATGCGAATGTTTGTCAACTTTTTTTCAActcaatatatcaaaatatggtcataaatatatcaagttcgtgcttgtgtcaatttctttaatccagtcatgtttttttaCCAATGTGTTCAACTATTCTTGCGCTTTCAatatcattcacagtccaaatttcctgac
This genomic window from Mytilus galloprovincialis chromosome 9, xbMytGall1.hap1.1, whole genome shotgun sequence contains:
- the LOC143046139 gene encoding aconitate hydratase, mitochondrial-like, producing MAHIFRQAAKTGISGLRGQTRCFNCSPAASASQVAMSRFDTDRRLDYDKLEHNLKTVKQRLNRPFTLSEKILYSHIDSPKDQEVERGESYLNLRPDRVAMQDATAQMAMLQFISSGLPKVAVPSTIHCDHLIEAQIGGEKDLARAKDINKEVYEFLASASAKYGVGFWKPGSGIIHQIVLENYGYPGVLLIGTDSHTPNGGGLGGLCIGVGGADAVDVMAGLPWELKCPKVIGVKLTGKLSGWTSPKDIILKVAGILTVKGGTGAIVEYFGPGVDSISCTGMGTICNMGAEIGATTSVFPYNHRMQDYLRATERSAIADLANNYKGLLSADPDCKYDELIEINLSELEPHVNGPFTPDLANPISKLGQIAKEKDWPLDIRVGLIGSCTNSSYEDMSRSASIARQAVNKGIKSKAAFTVTPGSEQIRATIERDGQAKVLREIGGVVLANACGPCIGQWDRKDVKKGEKNTIVTSYNRNFTGRNDANPATHAFVASPELVTALAIAGDLGFNPETDSLTAADGSKFKFETPYGDELPANGFDPGEDTFQPPPSDGSALKVNVDEQSQRLQLLTPFTKWDGKDITDALILIKVKGKCTTDHISAAGQWLKYRGHLDNISNNFMIGATNSENGEINKVKNLLTEEYGAVPATGRYYKAQNLPWVVVGDENYGEGSSREHAALEPRHLGGRAVIVKSFARIHETNLKKQGMLPLTFANPSDYDKIQPTDKISLLGLSSMAPGKPVTCEIKHSDGSKDTIQLNHTFNAGQITWFKAGSALNRMKEVNK